The following is a genomic window from Nitrospiria bacterium.
GTCGGTACCCTGGAGGTCCGCGAGCCGCCGGGGAATTGATAACGTAATTTTAGGAGGGGGCGACCCGCCCGCCGGCCGGCCGGCAGGCAGGCGCGAGCCCCTACTATTATAAGGAGGTTTTGATGAAGATTCGACCGTTGCATGACTGGGCATTGATCCGACCCAAGTCGGAAAAGGAGAGAAGCGCCGGCGGGATTATCATTCCGGAGGTGGCCAAGGAAAAGCCCCAGGAAGGGGAGGTGCTGGCCATCGGAGGAGGGCATTTTAAAGAAGAGCACGACAAAAAGGGAAAGGTGATCGAGAAGAAATTTGTTCAGACGGTGGTCAAACCCGGCGATCATGTCCTCTATGAGAAGTACGGCGTTACCAAAGTGGACGTGGACGGCGAAGAGCTGGTCCTGGTCCGAGAGGAAAGCATCCTCGGCCGGTTCCAGTAGTCGCGGGGCCATCGAGATGAAGAAGGAGGTTGCTTGAAACATCGACGAGACTTTTCGGACCGGGACCGTGGGAGCCGTCGTCCACCGATGGACCGCGGGAAGTCGGAAGGCGGCGAACGGTCCGGGCCGCGTCCCTCAAAGGGCAGGTCGGGGATCGATCCCTTCGATCTTTTTTGCGCCTACCATTTGGGCATCGCGCCGGATAAATCCTACCGCCCCGCCAATATTCATGATGTGGCCCGGCGTTTCGGAGTCGACGCCGGCGTGATCCGTCAAACGCTTCAGGAATACGGAATGGACCCGGAGACGATGCTCGACACCGATTTCGATCTGACCATGGCGCAGATGGATATTCAGGTGGCGCCGCCGGGGGTGGACCGCCTTGAGCTGGCCAAGGGGATCTATGAAGCCTTCCGGAAGGCTCCTCGGAGAAAAAGAGATTGGCAGAAGATTCTTTCGGATGACGAGCGCGAGAATGCCAAGATCTTCGGTCGGAAGAAATAAGCGTTTGATCCAAAAACACCATGCCGCAAACCGTCGTAGAAGTCCGGAACCTTACCAAGCGATTTGAACGCGTCACGGCGGTAAACGAAATATCCTTTGAGATTTATCAGAGCGAGATCCTCGGGATTCTGGGGCCGAACGGCGCGGGCAAGACCACGACGATCCAGATGCTCCTGGGCGTCACCACGCCGACCGGCGGTCAGATCCGAATCTTCGGACTGGATCTGGCCCGTAACCGCGAAGAGATCCTGGGACGGGTCAATTTTTCCTCGACCTATGTTTCCCTGCCCCAATCCCTGACCGTCCGTGAAAACCTCCGGGTGTTTTCCCAACTCTATCAAGTTCGGAATTCCCGGGAGAAGATCGACCATCTCCTTTCGGTCTTCGAGATCCTGCACCTTCGGGATACCGTGACCCGGAAACTGTCCACGGGTCAGCTCACCCGCGTTTCCCTCGTC
Proteins encoded in this region:
- a CDS encoding ABC transporter ATP-binding protein — its product is MPQTVVEVRNLTKRFERVTAVNEISFEIYQSEILGILGPNGAGKTTTIQMLLGVTTPTGGQIRIFGLDLARNREEILGRVNFSSTYVSLPQSLTVRENLRVFSQLYQVRNSREKIDHLLSVFEILHLRDTVTRKLSTGQLTRVSLVKALLNDPKILFLDEPTASLDPDIADKTRSLLKSIRAQSGLTILYTSHNMKEMEEMSDRIIFLDKGRIISTGTPAEIMKRFQGEDLEEVFLKVARGKAGV
- a CDS encoding co-chaperone GroES, whose amino-acid sequence is MKIRPLHDWALIRPKSEKERSAGGIIIPEVAKEKPQEGEVLAIGGGHFKEEHDKKGKVIEKKFVQTVVKPGDHVLYEKYGVTKVDVDGEELVLVREESILGRFQ